A window of Misgurnus anguillicaudatus chromosome 3, ASM2758022v2, whole genome shotgun sequence genomic DNA:
atgaatgaatgacagtgTTGAGTgtcttctctctccagtacagcaggaggcgctctgcagctctttagtccaCATATAAacccactaaagaaagaaagaaagagctcgcctgtgatgtgtttgtgtatcctcagtgtttttctctcttgagtgttttattgagtgtaaacagagtcttgtctctgtgtattttagtgttgatgatggatgtgatgtgctgtaaatcaggaACTGATCAGGACTTACAGGATGAGGAATCtactgatcaaacctccacagagtctctggattctgtctgtaacgctggagaacagcagcagatcctgcagaccaaactcaaGAAGTGTTCAGTCAAACTCATCGACTTCAggaacctcatgatgaagatcAAAACTGAaactacagaaataaaaactgaacccaaagaaataaaaactgaaccgACAGCAGATGAATATGAAGACAAGCATAATGATGAACATGATTTTATTCTGTCAGGTATGTCTCATCAattattgttgtatttttacaactttatttgaaaagtttttttatgtGTGTTTCAATGCCATTTTGGACCTCTGGTAAGatttcagctttaaagctgtgccagagattgacccaaaatattttaaaaagagcatCTGAACTTTatctgacaccctatatgcattaTGCAATGAGTTCTGCTTTGCTTTGTGTTTTTATTCGGGAGGTTTTGCTGTTGTTGAAGGAAGCCAGTGCATAGTAACATTTAAAGTATTGGAtgcattaaaggggtcatatgatgaaaatgttagcattgccactttgtaggtttgagcaaaaatgtgtcgttttgggtgtgttttttaaaatgcaaatgagcggatgaagtgcaaacactgatcacaatgatggtggtttgttgtaattcaaactcaattgtgctgtcaagtccttcttttctctctctttcagagttcagattaaggaggcggtattattctaataagatatccttatgacatcataatgaaagccaaatttcaatgacctgtttttgctcacacctacaaagtggcaatgctaacattttcatcatatgacccctttaacaaatAAGACATTTAATTAAAGGGGCCTTGACATGAAAGTCTGGCTTTTTCCATGttcaagtgctataattgggttcctaGTGCTCAGGGTGTAGTTTGTTGGGCGGAGGTAACCCCCCAATATTCAAATCTGTCAGTTACAACCCCCCAAAATAACTGTAATATGGAGTCATATACACACGGCAGTGTTCATTTatctattgcatttaatattgtgactttctttatcattttattattactttttccaGATAAAGAGACATATAAGTCTCTATAAGAAATTAGAGACACAAACATTTTTACCAAAGTAAAAATAATGATTTGGTCTCcatgaaaaactatattttaacTTTGTTTCAATGTTATTTTTCATCTTGGGCTGAAGAAGTATtttgattaatattaaataaaaattttaagtttCAAATCAAAAATATAGTTTGAAAAAACGAATAAATTATTTAGCTGTAACAAataacagcattttttttaagttgatccaaagtataattttttcagtgtaattcaTTGAGatgcatagcaagcatcattggATGATTTATCGGTCCATCCCTTACAGAATCTCAATTCATCCttctttatataaataaaaattaatttaattgtttcatgtttctttcagatgtaaAGACTGAATCATGTTTAAATGGAGAAATAACGTCCTCAACATCAGAAGAGCGACTGACTGCACAAACGGTTTCCTGCATCACCGGTGGAGAGACATTgagctcacagagacatttagagagaaaacacacagaacagaaacatCATCTGAAGAAacacaccaatgagagaccgtatcagtgcagtgaATGTGGAACAACCTTTAGGGATTCATTCTCTCTAACTTCACACCAAACCCTACACACTGAAGAGAAACCCTTTCAATGTTCACACTGTGATGAACGTTTCAGTCATAAATCTCATCTGATAGTTcatgagagagttcatactggagagaaactttATCACTGTGATGTTTGTGAGAAGAGTTTTATTCAACATGAGAATCTAGTGAGACatcagagaactcatacagatgaaaaacattacaaatgctctcattgTGGGAAGACATTTGCTTATTCAGGGTCCTTAAAAGTCcatgagagaattcacactggagagaaaccttacgtctgctcgaTCTGTGGAAGGAGTTTCTCACATCACAATGCCTTTAGAATCCAtaagagaattcacactggagagaaacacTATCACTGTGATGTTTGTGGGACGAGTTTTTATCAACATCAAGATTTAGTGACTcaccagagaattcatacaggagaaagaccttacaaatgctctcagtgtgagaagatGTTTACTCAGTTACAACACTTACAAATCCATgaaagagttcacactggagagaaaccttacgtctgctctcattgtggaaagagcttctctgATCCATCTTATTTTAGAGTTcatgagagaattcacactggagagaaacctcatcactgtaatatttgtgggaagagttttaatcTACGTGATTATTTAGTGAAAcatcagagaattcatacaggtgaaagaccttacaaatgctctcagtgtgagaagacgtttGCTCAGTCAGTTCACTTAAAAACCcaccagagagttcatactggagagaaaccttacgtctgctcgatctgtggagagagatttGCTCGTTCTGGAAGTCTTCAGAATCATCAGAAGAAACATACCAACACAAACTACATCAAAGTGTCTTAAAGTTTTTACTGCTGTGTCGAATATTACCTCTTCACCAGACAAATAAACAAGTCAACCAATAAGATCTGAGTATTATGTCACGTTCCTGAATCAAAAATGTGAGACGGTGGCGCCACAGCACACAAAACTATATTGACAGAGTGTTTAAACACACCATTGAAACATATCAAATTGATttcatttatatagtgcttttccaACACAGCtctatattaattattataaacaaaataaaaagagCTGCAAGTGCACAAAGAAACATTCAGCTATTGTTGGGCAATCATCAATATGGCAGCATGAGGATGTGCATCACATCAAACTGGAAATAAACCTGTCTGTCTCAGATGCCCCCAGAGAGCTAAAGACCGACACCAAATGACTGAACCCACTGAGAACTATTTTCTAGAAGACGCTGAATTCTGATGACAACATCTGAAAACTTTCTCAAAGAGTTCACATCTACCTCAAAGACAACCAGCCCACTTTACAGCCACAGAAGAGTCACCTCACCAAGATTATTGTGTTTCTCTCctcacaatctctctctctccccctcctCACATGCTGGACTAGAGATGATCAACGCTCACTTAAAGGTTACCTACTACAATCCATACATATTTGGTATCATTGTGATGGTCTCAGTGCATCTGGTAAAAGGGTCTCATTCCTTTAAATTTGGGAAATTCCATCATTGAGATAGAAATTGAGTTAGAAACTGGAGATTAATCATTTAAAGGcccatcatcaattattccttatgaATTAAATGTTGAATTAATTTGTCGTTTACTCTCTCCTTTTGTATGATTGATCAAAAAATTGTCATGATCCTGTCAgccttgttttttttacttgtttgttTTGACAGGATCATTGTAGCCCttattgttgtcttgtttttgtgtggagagtcacgtggcctgtgttttgtgtgcctcATGCTCTCCTGTGTTTAGTCTTGACCCCTCCCCTTGtttccttgttaattattcattaataGTTAACGCCCTAAACCTCATTCCCTAGTTTAGTTTTTCCCTATTTAATGGCCTTGTGTCTGCTGTCTTGTGCTGGATCATTGTTCATCTTCCAATGATATGTGTGTTCCTGTCTCGTCTCAGCCCCACTTAGTTTCACTTCACATTATGTtatattatttggatttttgtcattgtttgctCTGTCGAGGGTGTTTTCGTTAATAATAAGTCTTTTTTTAAGAGCTGTCTGCAATTGTGTTCTATCCATTCCTACACAATAGAAAAATTCTTctaaattacatttacattaaatttttttaattgttcaatCACAATAATAAACTATTACTAGCTACATTTTCCAGCTACATTCAATGTTATTTCGACATTGCATAATTAATTTACAACAACAGTTTATTGCTGTACTAACATAGCATCTGCAAAGTTATGTGCATGTTTCCCAGACTAAAGCTGCAAAATAAGTTTGCAAATGACCTCTTATTTAACCCTTTATAGTCTCTAAGCTTTGAATTAGTGCAGTTTAAGTTGTATTTAGCAGGCTCTTGGCTTCTACTACCACTGCTATGCTGATGACACCCAAATCTTCTCATTTCACCCAGATGATACCACTATAGCAGCACGCATTACAGCCAGCTTAGCCGACATCTCGGCTTGATGAAGAAACGCCATCTTCAGATGAACCTTGTGAAGACTAAGCTGCTTGTATTTCCTGAAAACCCAAGATAAAGCACGCTCTATCCATTCAACTGGGCAACACAACAGCTCCTTCCAAAACTGCCAGAACACATAACTGTCCTGCATTCCTACACCCCATCCAGAACCTTACGTTCAGCAAAGGAGCGGCAGGTTGTCTTACAATCACATACGGGCACTAAATCACATTCCTGCTCATTTTCCTTAAATACTCCCTGCTGGTGGAATGATCTTCCTATAGGAgtcaaaaacattcaaaaacaactaaaaatacTTAACAAATTCAAATTGATACTGACTGCAGACACACCTTTTCTAtcataaaaataacttttaactcTCAACGAGTATTGTTTCAGAATTGTGAAAACTTGTAACTTGGTATAAGCACCCTTTTGTATTATTGTCTCCTTATGATAAATCGTTTGATTGCTTTCAtatctttgtaagtcgctttggataaaagcatctggtaaatgcctaaatgtaaaatgAGTCTGTACGTGTGGTGTCAGTGAAATGTATCTGTTTAAGGGATTCTGTTTCAAGAGCATCTATAAACATAAAAGCAAAATTGTAAAGAGCAACAGTCTTAAGTTGCCATTGTGATACGTGAAAACTCATTAAGATTTAATCAGTGAAACAATTATACAAGGTTTACCCATCATTGTGACAGCCATTACACCATGAAGAAACATCAACTTTCTTGTGTATTGAATGAGACGAATGAAGTTTTGAGCgtcttctctctccagtacagcaggaggcgctctgCAGCGCTTTAGTCCACAAATAAacccactaaagaaagaaagaaagagctcgcgtgtgatgtgtttgtgtatcctcagtgtttttctctcttgagtgtttttaacagagtcttgtctctgtgtattttagtgttgatgatgagatggatgtgatgtgctgtaaatcaggaACTGATCAGGACTTACAGGATGATGAATCtactgatcaaacctccacagagtctctggattctgtctgtaacgctggagaacagcagcagatcctgcagaccaaacacaagatgtgttcagtcaaacCCGTCGACTTCATGATGATGAAGATCAAAACTGAACCTACAGAAATACAAATTGAtcctacagaaataaaaactgaacctacagaaataaaaactgaacccacagcaGATGAATATGAAGACAAACACAGTGATGGTCATGATTTTATTCTGTCAGGTATGTCTCCTCAATTATTGTTGTATAATTTAAACAAAGTTTAAACTTTGTCAATTCAACCTCCTATTTAAAGTTTTGGCTTGTTGAAAGTTTAcctaacttataaaatcaagttgaagtGGTTTAAGTTAAATATTTAGGGTAAAGTCGTCATTATTgttatcagtgtttgttttagttggatctgACTCTTGACTCTTCGTTTTTATCTAActgctataactttgtgtgtttaaatcatgtttgttatagcaaataatatacaatagtAAGTTTTATAGTGGTGGCTAAAACATGAAGTCTAAACATCATTATCTAGAAATTTGATGTATTATGTTTGCCCACTTATCACTGGAAGTGTAATTTTGTGATATTATAGTATTTGATCCAGCTTTATCATAGCAATTTGTCATTCCGAACAAGTTTGAAACTTTGacacttaaaaataaccactgtataatgtagacacacaaacatcaagaatcagaatATTATTattcacaatgatggtgacaataaaataaaaagcttcatgctgcaatgcatgctgggtatcaacaagtTACCAATATCATCCAGAACTGCCAGAATGCACTGcagtatgaataaataatgaactttcttaccattttctttgtcactATTGTTGCGATTCATACTCCAATTCTTGATGATTGTGTGTACAATTtgcaaaacagttttttatgtgCAAAGTCTATCTAAATCCTTTAGAATGATAAAAATGCTATGAGTTCTAGACATTATACTGTAGTATCacatgattttttttgacattagttaatgtattaaccaTTACCATTGATCTacaccagtgtttctcaaaactttttcagcccaaggaccactttatcttccaatttttttctgaggaccacctaacagattCCCACTTTAACacgcccccaaaaaacaacaaaatagtaaggataagctaaatttaagtttaatatgcaactaatttttaaacacaaatgcaatgctatgttcagaaattactatatgaattttatttcatttgaacaagtaaatgtgaaatgagttgcagcttaatatgaacaacaaactgcacatatgaaaaaactgcaattaaacatactataacagcctaggtcccacgTAATCTCATTCCAAAGAGCccttagtttaaaactgaggtggtgggtatatgaagtctatggttgcaactatggtaacaataaaatgttgaaaaaaaatgttccccttaatctCCAAactcactgaaattacagggattttacacatgaaacaaaaactagtacattacaaaactaacagatctgtggattttagctgctttcagttgacacttgatcttttcttttgactcctctttggtttagccaccgatacatttttacgttattaaaacagaatggcaagaactgatgTCACAGTTTTGcataagtgacgattgtataaacacttgcctagtttaggtcatcttttggcagaCCACTGGGGGGGGTTTGGCggacactttgagaattactgatCTACACGATTGTCTTTTCTTAgccataacaaacatgtcttaaacacagttaattacaGCAGCAAGAAAGGAGCAACAAGCTAAAGCTCAAGAGTctagtccaactaaaacaaacactgataaaaataatggtgactttaaattaaacaaaaccaaCTTCCAAAcctaagttaaaaaaaatattctacAGTTTAgcttcccggacagggattagcttaagccaggactaggccttagtttaattagaaaatataactagttttaacaaacatgtcttactaaaaacattactggtgtttATTtagaggcaaaacaaagagcactgatgtattttaagatatgtcagtgtaaGTTTGTTTGGACAGTTCCTACattaattttagtctaggactagtctaaccACTGTCCGGGAAATCTGCCCCTActagtaagatgtaaaatgcaattttagattTCAAACAGAGATAGAGAGAATAATATTACTGATTGCAGCTTTTAACTCAacttcagtgttactttttaactctctgtaagattgggacaatatgtacaccCAGCTTGATTTAACTCTGGGGGTTTGGTGTGTTACTAGAAACACAACAAGCTAAATTTTATGTTAAGCCTTTTCCATAGTAAACTATTATAAGGAAGATGTGGTTTTATGTATAAACTCAGTAAACAGCGCTGACAGCTGTCCTTTGTTTCTGTGTGAATATAGAAAAAGATACAGAATCTCACTTTATCTTTTGAAAAGTGAATTTAATTGTTTgatgtttctttcagatgtaaAGACTGAATCATGTTTGAATGGAGAAATAATGTCCTCAACATCAGAAGAGCGGCTGACTGCACAAAAAGTTTCCTGCATCAACGCTGGAGAGACATTgagctcacagagacatttagagagaAAACACTCAGATCAGAAACATCATCTGAAGAAACACACGAGTGAGAGGCTGTATCAGTGCAGTGAATGTGGAAAAACCTTCAGGAATTCATGGTTATTAAAATCACACCAGAATATTCACTCTGATGAGAAACCTTTTCaatgttcacactgtgataaacGTTTCCGTCATAAATCTCAGCTGGTAGTCcatgagagaattcacactggagagaaacctcattactgtaatttttgtgaaaagagttttaatCGACATGACAGTTTAGTGTCACATCAGAgaattcatactggagagaaacctcatcactgtaatgtttgtgggaagagttttcaTCAACTTGTTAATTTAGTTTCACatcagagaactcatacaggtgaaaaaccttacaaatgctctcaatGTGAGAAGACGTTTACTCAGTCAAGTAACTTAAAAGCCCACCAGAGACTTcatactggagaaaaaccttacgtctgctcgatctgtggagagagatttGCTCATTCTGGAAGTCTTCAGCATCATCAGAAGAAACATACTAAATAACAAACTACATTAAAATCATCATAGTGTCATGTATGGTCATGTATTTTCTGTGAGAATGTTTGATGTGATAACGtgctaaaacaaaaacaattgatttctataaatataaattctATAAATTACGTCATGTTCTCAAAAAAGGTGAGACAGTGGCGCTACATCACACAAAACTGTATTGAAAGAACATGTAAAcacacaattaaaacaaatcaaattgATTTCATTGTATATAACACTTTTCCAAAGCAGCTCTACATTCATTATTAAAGTGCACAGAGAaagtatttaaagggacatatcatgaaaatcggactttttctatgtttaagtgctataattgtgtccccagtgcttctatcaacctagaaaaagatcaaccaagtaacttagttttggtaaaccattctctgcaagcatgtgaaaaaataagccattgtaatttggctcctATTGTGATGTCCGAATAGGATAATACCGCCCTCTTTatctgcactgtccaaccacaaacactgccatttagtacagagagaaagagagagaaagaaaataattcacagcaactgagtttcaattgcaacaaaccaccatcattgtaatCAGTGTTTACACTTCATccgttcatttgcattttaaaggacacaccccaatatgccacacttttgctcaggcctacaaagtggtaattttaacatgctgtaattaattatctgtggggtattttgagctagaacttcaattacgcactttggggacaccaaagatttaggTAACCCCTTTAAGAATTCTGATAAAACTCAAAACTTGAAAACTGTCTCAAAAAGACTTCACATCTCAAGACAACCACCCCACTTTACAGAGACAGAAGAGTCACCTCACCAAGATTATTGTGTTTCTCTCGTCAGATACTCAAAGCTCACTTGAAGGTTACCTACTTTAATCAAAGTGTACAAGTGTGTAACCATATTTGGTATCGTTGTGATGGTCTCAGTGCATCTGGTAAAATCCACCATTCACATAGAAATTGGGTTAGAAACTGAAGATAAACTCCACCCAGGTCTCCCACACAAATTATCTTCTGTATTTACATGAAATTAATCTTCACATAAAAAGCCACAGCAAACTTACAACCCcccaaaatgtaataataaataaataaacaccatTCAGTAAAACAACATATTACCCACACGATCGCTGTGTGTAGTTCTCATGGCCAGGTAACATTTCTAAACTCTTTCGGTTTTGTGTGATTGATCAATGCATTATATTGCTTAAATTGGGCTTTGGATTGTTTCGTATTATTGAATTTCTTATGATTGATTAATGTGTTATATTAGTTGAATTAAATTTTGAATTATCATGTTGCTTACCTAGCTAATAAATTGTTACGCTTGGATTTATTACTTTGAATTATTGAATAAAGTAAATTTAATGTATCCTTTGTTACCACAACTCCATGACCAGGATTAAGTAGACGTATCTTCTGGCTTTTttcattgtatttatttaatatgaCGAACCACTTAATTTAACGTttcagggtggttattttttggttattttttggaaccataaaataacgttctcataacgttgcagggtggttgtttttaaataacctaaaaataacttatacataaCGTTATTTTTCGGTTATTttctggaaccataaaataacctaaaacTAACTTATACAGAAAGttctctaatggttatttttttgttgtttttttttaggaaataaagtgaaagcataattaaacccattattcctttAGTGTGCACGTCTAATTATGAGTGTGCATCTGCACAAGCTTACCCCGCCTTCTTCACGAGTATCCGCTTTCTCTTGTGCTCAGGAAAAATCGTTGGTTTAAAAAATAACGGTCCTTAGACTAACGTTAGaataacgttaggaaaacgttaaaataacctaaaaataacgttctatttctgtaaagaaaactttgctggctaaccaaaaacaaaccttggaaaataacgttatgggaaccaaaaactaacgttaggggaacgttttgggaaccaaaaattgttagctgggtcACGGGTCACACCTAAAGCTGCGTCTTAGCCCAAAACACCTTGAACTGACTTAAAATATATctgtgtcattgttttgtgtcaagatgcaccagtaatgtttttgtaaggtatgtttgtgaaattatttaaatgccCTAAGGCCTAATGCTGAGTTTTAATTTGCTTTATACAGGCACTGGACAGAATAATGTAAACACTTTACTATGTGGTCAAAATAATTTGGCTAACCCTGATAGACTACTTTGCAAAATAATAAGTTTGCAAATCACCTTTATTTAACTATTTGTATTCCTTATGTATTTTAATTGGAACCTTAGAATTTTTTAAAAGGATTgtattgtttttcagcaggattctctctccagtacagcaggaggcgctctgcagctctttagtccgccgataaacccactaaagaaagaaagaaagaaagagctcgcgtgtgatgtgtttgtgtatcctccgtgtttttctctcttgagtgttttaaacagagtcttgtctctgtgtattttagtgttgatgatggatgtgatgtgctgtaaatcaggaACTGATCAGGGCTTACAGGATGATGAATCtactgatcaaacctccacagagtctctggattctgtctgtaacgctggagaacagcagcagatcctgcagaccaaactcaagatgtgttcagtcaaactcatcgactgcacgaacctcatgatgaagatcaaaactgaacctacagaagaaaaaactgaacctacagaaataaaaactgaatctacagaaataaaaactgaacctaCAGAAGAAGAATATGAAGACAATCAGGATGGTCATGATTTTATTCCTTCAGGTAAGTTATGTCTCCTCATTATCAAATACTAACGGGATTAATTGTAACACAGCTCGGATGCTCCGATCCACTTTTTTGCATCCGATACCTGGGATTCAGTATCGGCCAATACCTATATCACCTAAGACAGGGGTCTGGGCTGAGATGTGTACCTTGTCGGAGGGctgcagagctattttaacttaaaaacacaacatttctagtatatgtaataaaattaaattattgaaccttatttaacatataataatacttaaaaatataaacagtgCTTTCAAGTATTTTAGCCTAaatttttgccaccaaaaaatgtgtttctgtttttattttattttttaagtcacAGTATTAAATTGATTAGGTTTCATATCTGCAAAAACTAATATTAGTGCTCtttgtgtaactgcatagcaatcAACAAAATGATATATTAGATATACTTTATTATACACTTATATCAAGATGAGTGAGTTGCATACTAGGGGTGGGTGATAAACCGGTATGATAGTAATTACCGGTATTGTGTCACGCCATCATATGGATTTTGCAAAACATGTGATCAATTCTATTTTTGCACTTATCAGGGTTCCCATGGGGTGTTAAAAACTAACCTTCAGAACGTTATATATAAGTCCTAAAAATGCCCAGATCTTCATCCTAGgacttaaatttaactttctgaatgttagtttttttaagaccccgcaggagtttaattcaattcaattttatttataaagcgcttttcacaattgttaatcgtttcaaagcagctttacattaatagatgtaggaaaagcatagaaaagcgaGTAATAACACacaataatgtaacgtatacagtaaagtagttagttaagccaaaggtggcggactCTCTAGTGGAtgaaaaaaccctaggagaaaaaccctcctgaCTTGTCCAgagggaaaactcctaggaggagaaaaactataaaaatatatgtttccGCCGGTGGTCAGCGGTCAGGCATCATCTGGGCATCTCTTTGAAGGAcggtcagtagatcagtggtgtgctGACCTTCACAGctgcaggaactgggtctgtttttctcattgtcctcagggtcgagaacaagacagggagagagaaacagaatcctattagcgtaggggtcgttcacatgtaatgcaagtgtcatacagtattgtggtctAAGGCAACTCGGTTCCAGACAgtctaactattgcggcataagtatattacccagatgagttatgtggatgctttgttctagacaaactaactattgcaGGATAAGTACAtatactggacattttatgtgaatgctttgttaaagaagaatgtcttaagttcagatttaaattgatcgactgtttCTGATGCTTGAACATTATTttgtaaatcattccagagcttaggggcaaAGTATGAGAAGAATCTACCACCTTTCGACACTTTTGATATTATAGGGATATTAAGTGTCCAGAATTTTGTGATTGCagtgtacgtgatggattgtattctgacacagggaactacactgcgaccattttggtctcATATGCGGCCTTTTGAAATGTcattgcgaccctaatttttaatgggtcgcaaatgtatcactgattatatattttaaatggtcagtcATGTCGGGTCGGCCCTAGTTTAGTTACTTTGGGTCTGTTGagaaacagtgtcagctttgtacAAAGAAaatttggggtggttagattaacaaactataatgtgaaattaatattaagtgttcaataaatcaaagtattgtgttgtgtcacacattattagttctttgtcacatgtatagtagaccatttttTGTCGGTGGGTAATGAATGCCCTTTTCACCAGCTACCAgcacaagtaaatttcagatctgtggtaAACACTGCGATGTTAaaaaatctgacatattatgtttggagcgatttggttcaata
This region includes:
- the LOC129445378 gene encoding uncharacterized protein is translated as MMDVMCCKSGTDQDLQDEESTDQTSTESLDSVCNAGEQQQILQTKLKKCSVKLIDFRNLMMKIKTETTEIKTEPKEIKTEPTADEYEDKHNDEHDFILSDVKTESCLNGEITSSTSEERLTAQTVSCITGGETLSSQRHLERKHTEQKHHLKKHTNERPYQCSECGTTFRDSFSLTSHQTLHTEEKPFQCSHCDERFSHKSHLIVHERVHTGEKLYHCDVCEKSFIQHENLVRHQRTHTDEKHYKCSHCGKTFAYSGSLKVHERIHTGEKPYVCSICGRSFSHHNAFRIHKRIHTGEKHYHCDVCGTSFYQHQDLVTHQRIHTGERPYKCSQCEKMFTQLQHLQIHERVHTGEKPYVCSHCGKSFSDPSYFRVHERIHTGEKPHHCNICGKSFNLRDYLVKHQRIHTGERPYKCSQCEKTFAQSVHLKTHQRVHTGEKPYVCSICGERFARSGSLQNHQKKHTNTNYIKVSQSLVSVYFSVDDEMDVMCCKSGTDQDLQDDESTDQTSTESLDSVCNAGEQQQILQTKHKMCSVKPVDFMMMKIKTEPTEIQIDPTEIKTEPTEIKTEPTADEYEDKHSDGHDFILSDVKTESCLNGEIMSSTSEERLTAQKVSCINAGETLSSQRHLERKHSDQKHHLKKHTSERLYQCSECGKTFRNSWLLKSHQNIHSDEKPFQCSHCDKRFRHKSQLVVHERIHTGEKPHYCNFCEKSFNRHDSLVSHQRIHTGEKPHHCNVCGKSFHQLVNLVSHQRTHTGEKPYKCSQCEKTFTQSSNLKAHQRLHTGEKPYVCSICGERFAHSGSLQHHQKKHTKLQLFSPPINPLKKERKKELACDVFVYPPCFSLLSVLNRVLSLCILVLMMDVMCCKSGTDQGLQDDESTDQTSTESLDSVCNAGEQQQILQTKLKMCSVKLIDCTNLMMKIKTEPTEEKTEPTEIKTESTEIKTEPTEEEYEDNQDGHDFIPSDVKSELCLDGEITSSTLSCITGVETLSSQRHLERKHTEHEPHLMKHTSEEKRFKCSHCNDSFGHKSGLIIHERIHTGEKLPHCNVCGKSFHQHQHLVSHQRTHTGEKPYKCSQCGKLFAQPGYLKIHQRVHTEEKPYFCSQCGKSFSDPSQFRIHQRVHTGEKPHICSICGKRFVYFRSLHNHQRKKHFYKTESCLYFLVLMMRDEMSCKSTDQTSTESLDSVCNAGEQQQILQTKLKMCSVKLIDCTNLMMKIKTEPTEVKTEPIEIKTEPTEEEYEDNQDGHDFIPSDVKSELCLDEEITSSTLSCISAGETLSSQRHLERKHTEHEHHLMKHISEEKSYKCSHCNDSFGYKSHLVVHERIHTREKLPHCLVSGKSFNQHYSLVSHQRTHTGENPYKCSQCEKTFAQSDYLKIHQRFHTGEKPYHCSVCGKSFYQHQHLVSHQRTHTGEKPYKCSQCGKSFGQAGHLKIHERVHSEEKPYVCSQCGKSFNDTYQFRVHQRVHTGEKPHICSICGKRFVYYGSLHNHQKKHTEEQTKLKSS